One Chloroflexota bacterium genomic region harbors:
- a CDS encoding cysteine synthase family protein gives MEGMPLIQAVGNTPLLPLRRVASHISPDVKIYAKAEWFNPGGSVKDRPAFNIIRSALFEGHLLPGMRLLDSTSGNMGIAYATFGAALDIKVTLAMPSNASPERLAILRALGAEIVFTDPLEGSDGAIRVARQMAAEQPAIYFYANQYDNPANWQAHYHSTGPEIVAQTSGAVTHFVAGLGTSGTLTGAGSYLREYNPHIQIIAAQPDSPFHGLEGLKHMPTAIQPGIFDSAMPDQTLEIPTESAHEMVRRLAREEGYFVGISSGAAAVAALKVAEQLDSGMVVTVFPDAGYKYLSDETLWIES, from the coding sequence ATGGAGGGAATGCCGTTAATCCAGGCTGTGGGCAACACCCCGTTGCTGCCTTTGCGCCGCGTTGCCAGCCACATTTCCCCCGATGTCAAAATTTACGCCAAAGCCGAGTGGTTCAACCCTGGTGGCTCGGTCAAAGATCGCCCGGCTTTTAATATCATCCGCTCAGCACTCTTCGAGGGTCATTTGCTGCCAGGAATGCGCCTGCTCGATTCGACATCGGGCAATATGGGCATTGCCTACGCCACTTTCGGCGCGGCGCTGGATATCAAAGTTACGCTGGCGATGCCCAGCAATGCCAGCCCCGAGCGTTTGGCTATTCTGAGGGCGCTGGGCGCCGAAATCGTCTTCACCGACCCGCTGGAAGGCTCTGATGGGGCTATTCGCGTGGCGCGCCAGATGGCAGCCGAGCAGCCAGCGATATACTTCTACGCCAATCAATACGATAACCCTGCTAACTGGCAGGCGCATTATCACAGCACCGGCCCTGAGATTGTTGCCCAAACCTCGGGCGCAGTCACCCATTTTGTAGCCGGGTTAGGCACATCCGGCACTCTCACCGGGGCGGGCAGCTATCTCAGGGAGTATAATCCCCACATTCAGATCATTGCTGCGCAACCCGATTCCCCCTTCCACGGGCTGGAGGGCCTCAAGCACATGCCCACCGCCATTCAGCCGGGCATCTTTGATTCCGCGATGCCCGATCAAACGCTCGAAATCCCCACCGAGTCAGCCCATGAAATGGTGCGGCGGCTGGCGCGTGAAGAAGGCTATTTTGTAGGCATCTCCTCCGGCGCGGCAGCCGTGGCGGCGCTTAAAGTTGCCGAACAACTTGACTCTGGCATGGTTGTGACCGTCTTTCCCGATGCGGGATACAAATATTTGAGCGATGAAACTTTATGGATTGAAAGTTAA